aaaaaaaaaagaaaatgattgcAAAAATAGTAGCAATTTGTGTGATTTCAATtctgttttttaatttctttgatCATTTTAATGGCTAGGCACATTTAGTTGTACACTAGGCATGCATGCAATGTATTGTAATAACCCATCTACTTTAATATCGatttttcctattttattAGCCTCATATTTAACCAGTttatttttctcatttttctCGTTGCAGTGATACGTGAGTACAGTCAAAATTTTTACGAACCTGTCGTTAAGcggcctgaaaacaaaaaggcgACCAGCGAAAATATCTGCGCACGTACATAAAACCACAAACATTCACATTACATCAGGTATTTACCATTCCGACAAGATTAATGCAGCGTAATGCGTTTGTGATATACGTTTTTACTTGCTAACTTTATTGCCGGATTTAACGACTTTAAAATCCAATGCGTATGCTCCCAAACAAAGTTAACaaagttcaaaaaaaaaaaaaagaaaatgaaaatttagttagttagttattCTCGTTTTGCGGGTGATTAATAAAGCATTACACAAATCGGTTGGGATTTTGTGCTTATTAAATTGAAACTAAAATCAATTGCGCTATTAAATGGATAACAgaatgcaacaaaaaaatatagaagTTGATATGCAACTGTGGCGTGTATGAATAAATTATCCAGTGTCGcgtttaaaaaataatttgtagtAATGCTTACTTAATTACGTTATTGTAATTGAATTCCGCAGCACACACAGTGGTTGTGcaattacaaaaattatttaattatatttaccttattattttctattaattcAAGTATGAAAATAACAAGCTAGATATTTTTACTCTGAGAAATTGAATTTTGCGGGCTTGCAAAGGTTGAGTTTTTTCGAGTTCTGAAATCTGCGCACTTTAAACATGTTCAATGCCACAGACAAACCATCCTATTTGTCCTTGCTCGCCTGTTTATGCTCCACTTGCCCCCAAACCATCCACTCCCATCTTCTTCACTCTCTTCTTTCTCCTCTCTCCACTCTCCCCTTTCACCTTTCACCATTCGCAAGTCGCGGTAATCGCACGCATCGGTCGGACATGTATTCGTTTTGACAACCTTCCCACCTGGCACGACGTTTTGTCTGTCAACCATTGTAATCATATTTCCAACAGCAGTTAACCCGGGGGATGAAAGGAAAGTGTGGAATGCGGGGCGAAAGCACGTTCTTTCTGTGCCGCAAGCAAATTGAACAGGGAGCAACCAATTCGAGATGCCACCGAGGagagcccaaaaaaaaaattaaaaaaagcaaagcaatCGTGCACTTATTGaatatcatattttatatgaataaacaaaatgcTTGTGAATATTACAATCAATATTACAGCTAAAGATCAATATGCAGTTCTGCCAATAACATACATAACATTACAATCAATAATTACACTTACGCCTGGACTTTTAAAACCCTTTCAATGCACACATTTttggatttgtttttatgttatacatatatatgtacatacaatacatatgtttgtatgtatttatgaTGGCTTTCTATGCgcgttacgcatacgccccgttgacGCCTCCCGTTTTCTGACCCTGCAAACAAACGGCATTGTGCCGCAAAATGAAGGAAATTATGGAATGAGTGGATTGATTGAATGGGAACGGGTGCCGATGAAGAAGTAGATTGTGCTCTTATGAACGGGAATGAAGGAGCATTTCGGAGCAATATCCATACAAAAGAACAACAATGAATTGAAGGGCTTTGGTTGGTGGTTGGTGGGGGGGAAATGTgaaattgatattgatattatGCAATGTTGTCCCGCAAatgaatcgaatcgaatgggAATCGgagcgaaacgaaacgaaacgaaaaacccAAACGATGAGAGTCGATTTTACGAGCCTTAAACATGACACTGAAATGAACTTTTTTTTCAAACGGAGGCTTCTTCAGccaagtggatgtggatgtggatatggatgtggatatgaatgtggatatggatgtggatgtggatgtgcgAATGCATACGCAGATTTTTACGACATTTTGTTAGCGGATTCAGTGGGTCTCGTATTCGAATTCGCATTCGCAGTGCGAATGGCCAGGGAAATGGATCGAATCGGTTTGGATCAAAACGAATCGGACAGGATTTCCGCTGTCATCGGGACCATAGATGCGTCCGCCAGATTATTATAAGTTGATCACACTGCAATCGCTAGTTTCTCTTCCTtaaatttttggattttttcttttgcctgCAGTTTTAGGATGCAATCTGTTTGAACGAATGCCGTGGAAAATGCCAACGGAATGATCtcattttcccttttgttcaaACGAGCGACGTTGTTTTCCAATGCCTGAAATGTTGGCCTTCTAATTTACCATCGAATTGAGTTGCTCACTGGCATTCATGACACCATTCATGAATATGATGATTTTGCTGGGCTGCAaagttgaaatttaatttcgacTGTGTGCAAGTCTCTGCTCCTTTCGCCTGTCTtcgctgtttgtttgttaataATGTAAgcgttttaatatttaatattgcgcatacgacaTGTTGCgccagctttttttttggagctgacatttaaatgaattttcaataatttcgCTGTCGGTTTTTTGGCAGCCGATagagttgttgttgctgttgctgttagGTTGGGAAAGCACCACCAACAAGCACTTAACGCCTAGAAAGGACCTTTATACCAGTGCCCGCATCCACAAGGATATCACACACCCATTCCATTTTCGGTGGCGCAACCTACTGACGAAAATGCCATTTGTGCAAATCTAATAAACAGCGAACCGCATTAAATTTGACAGTGAGGTGTGGGAGGTGTTCAGGGCAgaatggatatatatatataaaataatatatatatatatgtgtgtgtgtgttcaggGAGAATCGTGTCTCTGGGAAAACGTGTCAATTGAGCGGCGTTTTGGGAAAATGGGCGCAAATGCGTCCTGGTGGGCGGCACAATGGCCCAACTTTCATTACGGCATCCGCAACGAATCCTTTGGCCAAATATAGACTAACTTACTTGATACCGTGTTTTAtaaagtatttatatatatatatatatacaatatatttctttattatttatacatcAATGGCATTAGTGATTTTCCTTCTTTTCTCTTACACCATTAAACCTTAAAAACTGATTTATTATCATATACTCCACAAAGACTGTCGCATCTTGTggcataaatcaaaactgCCCCATGTCCGTGCAACCAAAAGCTGCCAAAGACATTCGATCGAAGCGGTGGagaaataagaaaatattgcTTTCTTTTTCGTGTTTCTTTAAAATCCGCAGCCAACTGGTGAATATATGACACATTTCGCCTTTGGGATTTGCTGGCGAAGGACGCgtttcgcattcgcattcgcactcgctttcgttttcgttttcgttttcccCATCCGCAGTTCGCCATTTTCCGTtggtgtgtggtgtgtgtgtagtTTAGGCCAAATTAACATATCACACAGGCCGCAGCGTCCTTGGATCCTCTGCACCTTCTCCGCTTGACTTGTCACTTTGAGATGCGTCCCCGTGGCCTCTGTGTCAGTATTTGTCATACAGATGGCGGCAAGCCATTAgttctataaaaaaaaaatatattaaatattaaagtaaatattcattttagagctctttttttttgcatgctTTTAGatacttatttttaatttttttttttttagttttgaatAGATAAACCTACTTTTGTGACCGCCACTGTGCAATCCAAATAGGCCTAGGCGATGGCCCATTGACTGCCAACCATTTGGATGGCGTTGCAGTCAAGTTCTGTGCGGCTTCGTTCTCCTTTTCGGCCGTCATGGTTCATATCGCGTTTTTGACGCTGCCTCTGAAATATTCTGAATGTCATGCGGGGGATCCACAAAAGGTGAACCAATTTTCGCGAAATTGTCTGCGAAAAAAACGATGAATCTCAGATTgggccatttttttttttttttgcggcaAGCAGCATCATTAAATGTTTGAAgatctttaaaatattaagaGCATTCTGCATACATTACATGACGGCAGTGAGTCAAGGGAAAATTCATCAAATTATCTTAAGATGTCTAAAGTTAATTGGCTGCacatattgaaatttaaacttaaatattcTGTGTATATTGTTAACAGAATTTTGGAGTACTTTGTTCTTAGAAAAGCAATTTAAGTTCATGCAGCAAGTTCTCATTCCAGGAATTTAGATGTGCCAAAGTGCATTTGTAGGATGTTtgttgtacatatatatatatatatgtatatatatatatatgcacatatgaGCCCACGCATTCAGCCATTTCATTTCGACATACGACGATAAGCAGGACGAAGTTTGCAACTTGCAATTCCTGCAATTCCTCGGCTGCTCCTTTGTTCTAATCAATGTCCGATTGAGTGGCGATGTGTGCACTCGGAAAACcctatacaatatatatatatatatatcctatacaatatatatatatatatatatatataaaataatcaaTATTAAGCCATTGGTCATGTTCAAATGTgctaaaaaattacaaaaaatagtCTTCGAATTCCAAGTAGTTTCCTAAAAACTCCTTAATATTCATCAAGAGCTCGCCAATTTTCTGAAGTTACTGCTCAAGAAAAAGTAACAAAAAGCCAATCCGATTTTGGGCGTTCAATGTGGCTCCTTCTAatcgcatttcatttttttctgtgAGAAATGATTCATTGTTCTCGTTGAATGCaggtaataatatttttttttttttgtattatcctCCATggacatttgttttttttgtttccattGAGCCGGGGAAACCCCGCCTGCGTTTTCTTTCTGATTTGTTtgattgctgttgctgttgtttttttgtgttttttgttgttatttttgtgtttgttggtgGTGCAATTGCTGGTACGATACGACTGGCAGACAATAAAgagcatttcatttgaataatGCGAAAACATTTTGCTAGACGCCCGCTGCCATTGTCTAGCAGCCCATAATTTCCACCCAAAACGCCAAACGCCCAACGATGCCTGCCTCTTGTGCTCTTTAAACTGCTCAACTGACATGCCGATTGCTTTTGTCTGCACACCTATATCTGTCAAATACACCTCCGTACACTCGAGTCTGATTGCCCCTTGATGGACAGGACAGGAGAgttcagctcagctcagctcagttcagttcagttcagttcagttcagggGGCGGCAGTGGGTATATTTGGTCATCGGAAATTGTCGATGGGTGGATAGCACAGTCACAGTCCGTTGTCCTGACTTTATGTTCCCCTTGGACTGATGAAACTTTAACTGGGGAAACTCCACATAGAATTGCAATACAAAGCTGATTATCGGTAGTATCGATACGTTTGATATTTGCTTGTCGATAGACATGAAATATAGATCAAATATGGCTGACCTAATTACTTCCTCATTTAAGTAACTAAATGGTCCCGTCAATTGAATGAACAGTTCACTATTTCGTTTCTTTTGTCTTAAACTATGAAAATCGATTATTTCGATAAGTGTACAGTTTTCACAATTGGTTATCGATTGCTCAGGCAGGCAGACGCAACGCTGACCAATTTCCACGGTAATTGCAGCGCACTCATTGACGGACAGGTCGTAGATGCCTTTTTCAAATAATGTCTACTTCGTTGCCTTGCTTCGAACCAATTTGAAGACCTCCTTGTTTCTCCTTGCCGTTTCCTTCCTCTGCTGCAATTGTGCGCCGTTTTTGGCGCCCAAACTTTGGTGTGCCTCGCCTGAAAGTATGCCACATTGCCCGTGACGAGGAGATTATTGCTATTGTCGTATCAATTGGAGTACACCCCAACAgcctagcaaggaagctaggaactgcagctgtggtcaatgctgaccctcggactagagtcaaaagaagactcaagcgacaccaccctcatgacctccctaacctggttttgacctagaaagtcttagttttaaaattcattagaataatcaaataaataataattactatgttatatcaactattataattctccctatcatttttaggattaaaaatctgttagtcttaagtaaccaagacacattgtaaaataaaataatttaagcagatcaaattaagttgccgcatgggtaacagtgcgttgatcaaataataaaaacatcatcgtaatggaaaaaaaaaaaaaaaaaaaaaaaaatcaattggtAGCATTTACATGCGGCGCGTTTTTCTCTATGTTGCTGAATAAATCACAGACCATACGAAACATGTTCGTATGAATAATTTGTGGACTGTATTGCTTTTGGGCCATTATCCTTCGATGGAATGAGGTCTCGTAATTGCTTTATAAAAAGCATGTTTTTGGGTCACCAAAAATTGCAGCATAATCGATtaaattagtaaataaatcaataaacatTTCCTCGGCCGATTGGCGACTGGTGTTAGATTACTAATTGCCGTTTGGCATTAATTAAGTCGCTATTTAGCAATTAAGAGGTGTTTGATGGCATTTAAGGAAATCGGTGGTTCACAGTCCatgatattttttaaatgaatttttgaataataaatataatataaaataatataaattaagacatttttgtttaaatccaacgaatataattttaattaaatcaaaccaTAAGTGTTCTGTTTTGCTAAACACCTTTCTCCAGGGTATCTCGCATAGCCCTAAACATTTCGGGCAACAATCCCACATGGCTATCCACGCAGTTGCTGGTGCAACGTTCCAAGCTATAATCGGATCCATTGAGGCGGCACTGCTGGATGCACTTCTCTAGGCGATTCTCAAAATCGGATATACCCTGCTGTACGAAGCAGCGTGATCGGGTCAAACGGATTTGGCAGCGATCGATGCACCGCTCCACCGCCTCCGCATTCGCGTCCGCATCCGCACAACAGGCGGTCGCACATCTGTGCATCTCGATCTGCAATTTGCGCAGATAATCCCGATCCAGATCCTCCATGGCGGTTAGGATTGCATTGTCAACGCGTTCTCGCTTCTCCTCCAAACTCGAATTGTCACAATCCATCTCGAGTAGTATAAAATTTATGGAAAATATAAAAGTCGGTTGGTAATTTTCGTTTGACTGCCCTTATTTGAGTTACGCAAAACGCAATGCTACTTTGGTTTTGTAATAATttcttcaatttaaataatatatgagCAGGAAATGGGCGACTCGCAGTGTTAAGTAAGTTAGGTCATGTTCTTGACTCTTCTTGGGCAAATTTTTAAACTAAAGTCACGGCATTGACATAACTCAGTGTGAAGCTATCTCTAATTGAGTTTgagttaatttgttttttgctgATAAGTGCACTACTGAAAGTGTATATAAGTAGAAGTTGGACAACGTGGCCGTGcatagtttttaaaaatgcattactTGCATATCTTTGGGCTCTTGGTCTTTTTGGCCGCTTTTGGATTAAGCCTTGAACGTCGTGATAAGGAATTCTACGGGATATCTAAGGAGCAGCTAACGACTACTAAACATAAAGAGAATTCTGTGGAATTTGTACAACACAAGATATCCTTGAAGCTGCCGCAGAGATACAACCGATTCAAACGTCAGTCCTTTACGCCATTTGAAAGGCGTGTGATACGTTTACTACGTAAATTGGGCTTATTAAAAAGCGATGCTGAACAACTGTTGGATACTCTCGAAAAGGACAAGGATCTATTACGAAGATTGAAGAAGTTACTCGACGAGGTCGACACCGAACATGAGACCAATGATTTCCTTGAAGATTTCTTcgatttaatatttttcaaaaaaatataagcaGCTTTCTTCCTGTTGTTAGGAATGATATTGATCGATAACAATATTGCCGATTATACCGATAATTAATGCCATAAAAtcgtttatttaaattgttttagaTATTGCAAACAATCTGATTGCTAATAGCTAACAATATCATTACGATAATCGTTTGGATTATTCTAATCCCTTACTTCCTCCATCGCCCTCACACGCcatcactctctctctctctctctctctctcgatAATTATCGATAgtttgggcacttgtgttggACCAACTTAAAACACCGCACAAATGATTGCCATAAATTTGATGGCAACAAACAgcgacaacaaaaacaaagagtAGCGCTGCCGCCCGCACTTTCTCCGCAGTTCTCGCCATTTCTCCGCTCTACTTTCTCCGCTCCTCTCTCCACTCAATAATGTGCCAACTGTTGAGTTTCCTTCCGCTTCCGAATGCGAgcgcgaaagagagagagcgagagcgagagagggtGTGAGACAGAGACGGGGCGAGCGGGAGTATGTGGGCGTTGGGCGGCAAAGGGTGAGGGAGTGAGAACGATACGGCCACTCGCTCGCTTgctcgctctcgctctctctctctccctccctccctctctccctctcgctctctcgcCGGCATCGAAGGCTGCTTACAGGTGTTTATAGTACTTCGGCTTTTGCCGACCACAGCCGAAGTTGCCGGCCGATTGCTGGCCTCTCGCTCGCTCCCGCGCTTATGCTCAATAGCGCCCTCTCGCTCCCGGTCGCTTTATATTCCTGGCAATGCGTCGCCTTCGCATCAGTTTCATTTGAACGGTCGACGAGGCGCGTTGTTCTAGAAATAAATAACTCATTTAAATAGCAGAACAGCCCAAGCAGGCCAAACATTTCAAAGCAAAATACCAAAACTCTCTGGAACTACcaagttcttaaaaaaaaacaccaacatcgcccaaaacacaacaaaaacatcGCATACCAtaagaaaaacataaacatactGAAAAACTTACAATATCTAAATATAAAGTAACTATTTTTTTGATTGTGCTTCTAAGTGTTGTGCTAAACCAATATTAACTTGTACAAATATTCGAAAATATTCAAAGATATTCCAAAGTATTTATTCAATACTTGAAATATAAGCTACGATACAAacttaaaacttaaaactATGTAAGACTAAGATCTagtttttgtgctttttgaATCCTAACTGTTAACGTGTAAAAGCACGCAAAAATGTGCACGAAATTTTGACTTGATTCGAACGACTGAAAAGTGCGTTCCATTGTAAAGAAAAACTAAAGCGGCAAACCGAAACGGTAAATATGAATATACTTATTGAAATTCATTGAAAAATTTCCTTGGAAAATTTGTTGATTAATTTCGTGATGTGAGAGTTTATTTGCCGTGTGTGATTGTGAGCAGCGTGTTTGTATTGTGATTTTTcggaaatgtttttatatttagtcTTCAAATGGGGATTCCcagatttatttaaagtttcaGCTacaatttttggcaaatattcGTAGTTTTAGGAAAAGCTCCACAgaatattgtattgtatgcTTCAGTTAATAGAATCACGCATGGAAATTATCAAGAATTCGGTTCTCAGCTTGTTGTGTTGAATTTGATGAGTTTTTTTGGaatatcataaaatataatcGGATTTTATAGTTTACAAAGAGTTTCAAAATTCCACAGATGTAAAATAGTTGACTCGAATTGcttgaatatattaatatatctTAGTTTAAAGcagtaattttttaaaaattatttaaagctCGAGCTCTTTTTAGGCTCCACAAATATGTGTGCAACAATGTgtaattttgaataaaattcCGTGGAATGCCCTTTGCTTTTCATTCTGTATAAATTCAATTACCAACATTCTCATTGTCTCAGAGTATCCCCCTACTTTCGAATGTCTGTGTGTCAATAAGATGATTTAATGAAAAATCGTCTGCAATTTCGGTTCGAAATTCGGCAAAAACACGGCGAAACAAACtcgttacgcatacgccgtgtgggcAATTGTATTAAACGATGCCATTCATTGAAAATTGCTGGCCAAAGCGAGCGGTTTAGGTTTTTTTTAGGCCACTCCGGTTAAGGATTTGGGTGTGCTCTTGTCGGCCAGCCAGTCTCGTTAGCCGAACTTGTTGCCACATTCGCATCCGCACTGGCATCCGCAACGACATCCGCACACGCATCCTTCGTGTACGTGTCCTTTTGCTAATCGGTGCGTTTAAGGAACTGCATGCTGGAGGATGTTGCAGCTCTTGTATTGGCGCGTGACCGGCTTTTCTCTGACATAAGAGCGCGAAATGGCGAAAATAACGTAATGGCGAAAGGCGGCACTCTGTGCGGTTGGCAATCTTTGATTTCGCATTTCCCCGGTAACAGGGGAAAATGTCAGacaacgtggcgtatacgtgGCATTTGTGTTTGTGCTTCCGCTCGTTTGTTGTCCTCAAGTTTGCATTCAACGACGAAGGCACTTCGTCGCGGTAACCAAGtgtaaatatacaatttaaatttctctaaggaaactttaaatttatatattttttttttaatcaatacgaagaatttacattttaaatcaCCAAAGTATAAACATGAATGAAGCCTGCACATATTTGTAATAATAAATGTGTGCGCTTTGAAATGGTTTAAAGATTTTTGTTTTAGGCGACTTTGTTTGTTTctgaaataaagaaattgCTACCCATTTGTCTTGCGTACATATAAAAACGCGATGTTTCAATTGTTGATccacaattttttgtttgctcttgtttgcTTCGCTTcacataaaatattcaattttcatttcttgtcgctttttttttattcgtgACCCAGGGGTTGGGTTCGCATATAAAATCCAataaaaatacacataaaaattgaaaacaaaatacaaaaaaaagaagaaaaaaaaaaaaacagaaaagagAATGAAAATGGTCGAAAGATACCGCGGGCTATTTGACAGCAACGAGGGGGAAACACGTATGCATCGCATTTTGATTGCAGATTGTATATCCATTTGTAAGGGTGTTTCCTTTGCCAAAAGCACCGTGTTAATTAATAGAAATTGccatttgaacaatttttgggAATTTCAATATCGAATGGAATTGCATTGCAAACCAAACCAATTACCAACCAGTGTGGTAATTTATTCACCATTTTTTACCCCCacaaaaatttccacaatCAATCATTGTTGTGTGTGGCAGTTTAGgtagctcaaagaagctggggtcggaaaaatcgaatttttgaaatttgaaagctggaatcgtttgcccattttttgcccatgtttgcccaccaattagtttttttgcccacgtccagtttttgagatatgaattttcgaaaaagttcgaaaattttcgaaaatcaaaaatttcgcttttttcaaaatttttttttttaaatcgcaataacatcgtttgcccacgtttgcccaccctttagaattttgaaaaaatttatactttagaaaatataaggcttttaagtttacctcggtctaatcagagagtaaatcgtttgcccatctcttaaaaccaaatattatcaacaaaaaacgtttgcccaaccattattattagtttttatcgtttgcccaccctttaaaaaacctttaacaaaaattttttttcgattgcccacatttaaaatacaaccaatttccttagcccacctctttaaaataaaaatttccaataaaaaacgtttgcccaccatttaaaactaaataatttcgattgcccaccttttaaaactaaataatttcgtttgcccaccctttaaaatttgtttttttcgtttgcccacctcttaaaaatggttttttcgatttttcacctattaaaaataaatttgtacatatgtatgtaataattGTAAGATGTGGCGTCAAAAGCACAGTTACTTACAAAAGAACagttatttacatatttacatacattttcaatatatCCATAGTGTTAATCATTCATGAATTGTAACATCAATTTTTCTTAATCATTGTTTCATttcatggaaaatattttatattgcaatataatatatatgcaaaaaaatgtatgtatgtttatcAACACCCTCCAAGCTCAAGAAAATTctggaataaaatattttccatgaaATGAAACAATGATTAAGAAAAATTGATGTTACAATTCATGAATGATTAACACTATGGatatattgaaaatgtatgtaaatatgtaaataactGTTCTTTTGTAAGTAACTGTGCTTTTGACGCCACATCTTACaattattacatacatatgtacaaatttatttttaataggtgaaaaatcgaaaaaaccatttttaagaggtgggcaaacgaaaaaaacaaattttaaagggtgggcaaacgttaaaaatgaattttaaaggatgggcaaacgaaataatttatttttaaagggtgggcaaacgttaaaaatgaattttaaaggatgggcaaacgaaattatttagttttaaaaggtgggcaatcgaaattatttagttttaagagtgggcaaacgaaaaaaacaaattttaaagggtgggcaaacgaaataatttatttttaaagggtgggcaaacgttaaaaatgaattttaaaggatgggcaaacgaaattatttagttttaaaaggtgggcaatcgaaattatttagtttt
The DNA window shown above is from Drosophila melanogaster chromosome X and carries:
- the CG12661 gene encoding uncharacterized protein, isoform A; translation: MDCDNSSLEEKRERVDNAILTAMEDLDRDYLRKLQIEMHRCATACCADADANAEAVERCIDRCQIRLTRSRCFVQQGISDFENRLEKCIQQCRLNGSDYSLERCTSNCVDSHVGLLPEMFRAMRDTLEKGV
- the CG43255 gene encoding uncharacterized protein, translating into MHYLHIFGLLVFLAAFGLSLERRDKEFYGISKEQLTTTKHKENSVEFVQHKISLKLPQRYNRFKRQSFTPFERRVIRLLRKLGLLKSDAEQLLDTLEKDKDLLRRLKKLLDEVDTEHETNDFLEDFFDLIFFKKI